The following are encoded together in the Lagopus muta isolate bLagMut1 chromosome 7, bLagMut1 primary, whole genome shotgun sequence genome:
- the LOC125696402 gene encoding zinc finger protein 239-like isoform X1, producing the protein MQRAAVAFEDVALYFSAEEWALLARWQRELYQEVMMDNYDLVACLDSLDIKPLNVHGTDPGETSNGGDRGRLDPAGSAPWDKDAPGDAIQGHRVPLEPGCPPLHPEWEEREPAGAVGPQICRVCGQSFEDEAAPSTHRSEHGDPTPGHECVACGKVFRHRRNLLVHKKQRGQRRHSCGECGRSFCLKGDLLRHRHRRDPQERGEWRPARRQCPECGRHREDELSPSRHRARHGEERPFACGRCERRFSWKESLQLHLRSHAPERRHKCQQCGRAFSRGSNLLLHQRVHTGERPYACAQCDKTFSSKASLTTHRRLHRRRGTFVCALCRLGFGSKSKLRLHLRGHGDGGGLGVGSGQP; encoded by the exons ATGCAGCGG GCTGCGGTGGCATTTGAAGACGTGGCCCTGTATTTCTCTGCTGAGGAGTGGGCGCTGCTGGCACGGTGGCAGCGGGAGCTGTACCAGGAGGTGATGATGGATAACTACGACCTGGTGGCGTGTCTGG ACTCCCTTGACATCAAACCCCTCAACGTCCACGGAACGGATCCTGGGGAGACGTCAAATGGAGGGGACAGAGGGCGACTGGACCCCGCAGGCAGCG ccccctggGACAAGGACGCACCGGGTGACGCCATCCAGGGACACCGTGTGCCACTGGAGCCGGGATGCCCCCCCCTGCACCCCGAGTGGGAGGAGCGGGAGCCGGCAGGGGCCGTGGGGCCTCAAATCTGCAGGGTCTGCGGGCAGAGCTTCGAGGACGAGGCGGCGCCGAGCACGCACCGCTCAGAGCACGGGGACCCGACGCCCGGCCACGAGTGCGTGGCGTGCGGCAAAGTGTTCCGGCACCGCCGCAACCTCCTGGTACACAAGAAGCAGCGGGGCCAGCGGCGGCACTCCTGCGGCGAATGCGGCCGCAGCTTCTGCCTGAAGGGCGACCTGCTGCGGCACCGGCACCGGCGCGACCCGCAGGAGCGCGGCGAATGGCGACCGGCGCGGCGGCAGTGCCCGGAGTGCGGGCGGCACCGCGAGGACGAGCTCAGCCCGAGCCGGCACCGCGCGCGGCACGGCGAGGAGCGGCCCTTCGCCTGCGGGCGCTGCGAGCGCCGCTTCTCCTGGAAGGAgagcctgcagctgcacctgCGCAGCCACGCGCCCGAGCGCCGCCACAAATGCCAGCAGTGCGGCCGGGCGTTCAGCCGGGGCAGCAACCTGCTGCTGCACCAACGCGTGCACACCGGGGAGCGGCCCTACGCCTGCGCGCAGTGCGACAAAACCTTCAGCAGCAAAGCGAGCCTCACCACGCACCGCCGCCTGCACCGCCGCCGCGGGACCTTCGTCTGCGCGCTGTGCCGCCTCGGCTTCGGCTCCAAGAGCAAACTGAGGCTGCATCTGCGCGGCCACGGCGACGGCGGCGGCCTCGGGGTGGGGAGTGGGCAGCCCTGA
- the LOC125696402 gene encoding zinc finger protein 239-like isoform X2 produces MMDNYDLVACLDSLDIKPLNVHGTDPGETSNGGDRGRLDPAGSAPWDKDAPGDAIQGHRVPLEPGCPPLHPEWEEREPAGAVGPQICRVCGQSFEDEAAPSTHRSEHGDPTPGHECVACGKVFRHRRNLLVHKKQRGQRRHSCGECGRSFCLKGDLLRHRHRRDPQERGEWRPARRQCPECGRHREDELSPSRHRARHGEERPFACGRCERRFSWKESLQLHLRSHAPERRHKCQQCGRAFSRGSNLLLHQRVHTGERPYACAQCDKTFSSKASLTTHRRLHRRRGTFVCALCRLGFGSKSKLRLHLRGHGDGGGLGVGSGQP; encoded by the exons ATGATGGATAACTACGACCTGGTGGCGTGTCTGG ACTCCCTTGACATCAAACCCCTCAACGTCCACGGAACGGATCCTGGGGAGACGTCAAATGGAGGGGACAGAGGGCGACTGGACCCCGCAGGCAGCG ccccctggGACAAGGACGCACCGGGTGACGCCATCCAGGGACACCGTGTGCCACTGGAGCCGGGATGCCCCCCCCTGCACCCCGAGTGGGAGGAGCGGGAGCCGGCAGGGGCCGTGGGGCCTCAAATCTGCAGGGTCTGCGGGCAGAGCTTCGAGGACGAGGCGGCGCCGAGCACGCACCGCTCAGAGCACGGGGACCCGACGCCCGGCCACGAGTGCGTGGCGTGCGGCAAAGTGTTCCGGCACCGCCGCAACCTCCTGGTACACAAGAAGCAGCGGGGCCAGCGGCGGCACTCCTGCGGCGAATGCGGCCGCAGCTTCTGCCTGAAGGGCGACCTGCTGCGGCACCGGCACCGGCGCGACCCGCAGGAGCGCGGCGAATGGCGACCGGCGCGGCGGCAGTGCCCGGAGTGCGGGCGGCACCGCGAGGACGAGCTCAGCCCGAGCCGGCACCGCGCGCGGCACGGCGAGGAGCGGCCCTTCGCCTGCGGGCGCTGCGAGCGCCGCTTCTCCTGGAAGGAgagcctgcagctgcacctgCGCAGCCACGCGCCCGAGCGCCGCCACAAATGCCAGCAGTGCGGCCGGGCGTTCAGCCGGGGCAGCAACCTGCTGCTGCACCAACGCGTGCACACCGGGGAGCGGCCCTACGCCTGCGCGCAGTGCGACAAAACCTTCAGCAGCAAAGCGAGCCTCACCACGCACCGCCGCCTGCACCGCCGCCGCGGGACCTTCGTCTGCGCGCTGTGCCGCCTCGGCTTCGGCTCCAAGAGCAAACTGAGGCTGCATCTGCGCGGCCACGGCGACGGCGGCGGCCTCGGGGTGGGGAGTGGGCAGCCCTGA